From a region of the Paenibacillus segetis genome:
- a CDS encoding S-ribosylhomocysteine lyase — protein MAKVESFQLDHTIVKAPYVRAAGLEHDEKGSTVQKYDLRFLQPNKDAIPTAALHTLEHLLATYMRDEVQGIIDISPMGCRTGYYLILWNEHDPEEIASALERTLKRVLETTEVPAVSALECGNYKDHSLFSAQEYAKIVLEAGISRDAFERVL, from the coding sequence ATGGCAAAAGTAGAAAGTTTTCAATTGGATCATACGATAGTAAAGGCTCCTTATGTAAGGGCAGCAGGGCTCGAACATGACGAAAAAGGCAGCACCGTGCAAAAATATGACCTGCGCTTCCTGCAACCCAATAAAGATGCTATTCCGACGGCTGCGCTTCATACGCTGGAGCATCTGCTCGCTACTTATATGAGAGACGAGGTTCAAGGAATTATTGATATTTCTCCAATGGGATGCAGAACGGGCTATTATTTGATTCTCTGGAATGAGCATGATCCGGAAGAGATCGCATCCGCACTAGAAAGAACGTTGAAGCGCGTATTGGAAACGACGGAGGTTCCGGCTGTATCCGCGCTAGAATGCGGCAATTATAAGGATCATTCTCTGTTCTCCGCCCAAGAATATGCGAAGATTGTGCTGGAAGCGGGTATTAGTAGAGACGCTTTTGAAAGAGTGTTGTAA
- a CDS encoding SDR family NAD(P)-dependent oxidoreductase yields the protein MITLDLSHQTAVVTGGKSGIGQGIVEILLQSGAKVISADLAYEEDYQVINGQLFETRLDLSQSEDIYRWSNIVLEQAGVPDIVVNCAGTSTMDYVIDSKLEDWEKVFSINSTGLYLVSKIFAKAMVDAEKSGRIIQIASQAGKNGYRAMGGYCASKHAVLGLTKVMAVELAKHNILVNAVCPGIVETPMKHRERIEGGVIRGMTAEEIYAEDCSQVPLGRTAEVLDVANVVLFLASPLSSYMTGQAINVTGGMTMH from the coding sequence ATGATTACGTTGGATTTATCTCATCAGACAGCGGTTGTCACCGGCGGTAAATCAGGCATTGGACAAGGTATTGTGGAAATTTTGCTGCAAAGTGGGGCCAAGGTCATTTCTGCTGACCTCGCTTATGAAGAAGATTATCAAGTGATTAACGGACAGTTATTCGAGACTAGATTGGATCTGTCTCAATCAGAAGATATATATCGTTGGTCCAATATCGTGTTAGAACAAGCGGGGGTTCCGGACATCGTTGTGAATTGTGCCGGCACTTCTACAATGGATTACGTGATTGACAGCAAGCTGGAGGATTGGGAAAAGGTGTTCTCTATTAATTCCACTGGGTTGTATCTCGTATCCAAAATTTTTGCGAAGGCGATGGTTGATGCCGAGAAGTCGGGTAGAATCATCCAAATCGCATCGCAGGCAGGTAAGAACGGTTACCGGGCGATGGGCGGTTATTGCGCATCCAAACATGCTGTTCTTGGTTTGACGAAAGTGATGGCGGTTGAACTGGCGAAGCATAATATTCTGGTCAATGCCGTATGTCCGGGCATCGTAGAGACGCCCATGAAGCATCGGGAGCGCATAGAAGGCGGAGTTATTCGCGGGATGACCGCAGAGGAGATCTATGCGGAGGATTGCTCGCAAGTTCCGCTGGGAAGAACCGCCGAGGTTCTGGACGTTGCCAATGTCGTATTGTTCCTGGCTAGTCCATTATCCTCGTATATGACCGGACAAGCCATTAATGTAACCGGCGGTATGACTATGCATTAG
- a CDS encoding MetQ/NlpA family ABC transporter substrate-binding protein produces MKKSRLWGGLAIGLVLTLVIAGCGSKSSGDGQTIVIGSQGSDVQIWKHIAESQAAKDAKLNIEVKEINGGVILNNATKEGEVDVNAFQSWAYLVSYNKDSNANLVAVATTYLEPMGIYSGKFKSIDEVVDGGTVALADNPANTARGLSLLQAAGLIKLKDDFNLGTGTVNDIVDNPKNLNFKLIDDTTGPRVIQDVDLVLIGNTIAMEGGLNVLKDSLFHEEISVDTKNSINVLVTTSDKQNDPGILKLGELYHSEDTQKYIDENFDGTKVPVEKPISYLEQ; encoded by the coding sequence ATGAAAAAGAGTAGATTATGGGGCGGATTAGCCATTGGATTGGTATTAACACTAGTGATTGCAGGTTGCGGCAGCAAATCATCTGGCGATGGTCAGACAATCGTCATTGGTTCGCAGGGCTCCGACGTTCAGATTTGGAAGCATATCGCAGAATCTCAGGCGGCCAAGGATGCCAAGCTCAATATCGAAGTCAAGGAGATCAATGGTGGCGTAATATTGAATAATGCGACCAAAGAGGGAGAAGTTGATGTGAACGCTTTTCAATCTTGGGCCTACCTGGTCAGCTACAATAAAGACAGCAATGCCAATCTTGTAGCGGTAGCGACCACTTATCTTGAACCGATGGGAATTTATTCTGGAAAGTTCAAAAGTATTGATGAGGTTGTAGATGGCGGTACCGTTGCCTTGGCTGACAATCCAGCCAATACAGCCAGAGGATTAAGTCTGCTGCAGGCAGCTGGACTTATCAAATTAAAAGATGATTTCAACTTAGGAACGGGTACGGTTAACGATATCGTCGACAACCCTAAAAATCTGAATTTTAAGCTGATCGATGACACGACCGGTCCGCGAGTCATTCAAGATGTAGATTTAGTGCTGATTGGTAATACAATCGCTATGGAAGGCGGATTAAATGTATTGAAGGACTCCTTATTCCATGAGGAAATTTCTGTGGACACGAAAAATAGTATCAACGTGCTTGTAACCACCTCTGATAAACAAAACGATCCTGGTATTTTGAAATTAGGCGAATTGTATCATAGTGAAGATACGCAGAAATATATCGATGAAAATTTCGATGGTACTAAAGTGCCTGTAGAAAAGCCAATTTCTTATTTGGAACAATAG
- a CDS encoding 5'-methylthioadenosine/adenosylhomocysteine nucleosidase: MRIAIITAMEEEMAPFRSQSQIKVKTQVGKVIIEEVIYRGEPLILVESGIGKVNAAIATTLLIERYKPDLIINSGSAGAFAAGLSVGDVIVATQYVYGDVDATCFGYEPGQVPQMPAKYELNAAWLDMARQTATAADLPYFLDFGLVLTLDSFMSESERVEGIKSTFPSVKVSDMEGLGIVQAAAQYGIPVLAVKAVSDIAGHGSVTANSFDDNLDVAAEHAAHYTKLLVQQIQSIYVKSEAVVE, translated from the coding sequence ATGCGAATTGCTATAATTACAGCTATGGAAGAGGAAATGGCTCCTTTTCGCAGTCAGTCGCAAATCAAGGTAAAGACACAGGTTGGCAAGGTAATTATTGAAGAAGTCATTTACCGGGGCGAGCCGCTGATTCTGGTGGAGAGTGGAATTGGCAAGGTCAATGCTGCTATTGCGACTACACTGCTCATTGAACGGTATAAACCGGATTTGATCATCAACTCCGGCTCGGCAGGCGCATTCGCTGCAGGATTAAGTGTCGGGGATGTCATTGTAGCTACCCAGTATGTGTATGGTGATGTCGATGCTACCTGCTTTGGATATGAGCCCGGACAGGTTCCGCAAATGCCGGCGAAATATGAGTTGAATGCTGCCTGGCTGGATATGGCAAGGCAAACAGCTACAGCAGCAGATCTCCCGTATTTCCTTGATTTCGGATTGGTACTGACCCTGGATTCATTCATGAGTGAATCGGAGCGGGTAGAAGGAATTAAATCTACCTTTCCTTCGGTCAAGGTATCGGATATGGAGGGGCTGGGTATTGTGCAGGCCGCTGCGCAATATGGAATCCCGGTGTTAGCTGTAAAGGCGGTATCGGATATTGCTGGCCATGGTAGCGTTACGGCTAACAGCTTCGATGATAATCTGGACGTTGCTGCCGAGCATGCAGCGCATTATACCAAGCTGTTGGTTCAGCAGATTCAATCGATTTATGTCAAGAGTGAAGCCGTAGTAGAATAA
- the brnQ gene encoding branched-chain amino acid transport system II carrier protein, with protein sequence MQRIPFSNTLTIGLMLFALFFGAGNLVFPAMMGQNAGDQYWQANLGFLITGVGLPLFGTLALGFSGSKNLLALINRVHPWFAFGFTTLLYLTIGPLFAMPRTGSVSYEIAVKPYIETEHGPLAMVVFTVLFFGVTLLLSINPAKTVDIIGKILTPILIACITLLAITSFAAPLGEPQKPEPGYASQAFFKGFQEGYLTMDALAALVFGIIVIDAIRAKGVYERKSILKVCFQASLIAAAMLAVIYTSLTYIGASSVSTFGILANGGEVLNLVTSQYFGTFGGFVLGIIVLLACLTTSIGLTTACSSYFQKIIPGISYKSFCVVLSVIGALLANIGLEQLIHFSVPVLTILYPLAIVLIILTFFHDLFKGKRTVYGISLFLTFLVSLVDGLKDTPLNLEQLHDWFTQYLPLYSFGLGWLIPACVGVLIGLLLPERLMGQPSSSLLED encoded by the coding sequence ATGCAACGCATTCCTTTCAGTAACACATTGACAATCGGACTCATGCTTTTTGCCTTGTTCTTCGGAGCAGGAAATCTCGTATTCCCCGCGATGATGGGTCAGAACGCAGGTGATCAGTATTGGCAAGCCAATCTGGGCTTCCTGATCACGGGCGTCGGCCTGCCCTTGTTTGGAACGTTAGCGCTCGGATTTTCCGGCTCGAAAAATTTGCTAGCATTGATTAATCGCGTGCATCCTTGGTTTGCCTTCGGCTTCACCACTTTGCTGTACTTAACGATCGGACCATTGTTTGCTATGCCGAGAACTGGTAGCGTTTCGTACGAAATCGCTGTTAAGCCATATATCGAAACGGAGCATGGTCCGCTAGCCATGGTGGTCTTCACTGTATTATTTTTTGGGGTGACCTTGCTCCTTTCCATTAACCCTGCAAAAACGGTTGATATCATAGGAAAGATACTAACTCCTATTTTGATCGCCTGCATCACCTTGTTGGCCATAACTTCCTTTGCGGCACCCCTGGGCGAGCCTCAAAAACCAGAACCCGGTTATGCCTCCCAAGCCTTCTTTAAAGGATTTCAAGAGGGGTATTTAACGATGGATGCGCTCGCGGCATTAGTATTCGGCATTATCGTCATAGACGCTATTCGCGCGAAAGGGGTCTACGAACGTAAAAGCATTCTGAAAGTCTGCTTCCAAGCGTCCTTGATTGCAGCAGCAATGCTCGCCGTGATTTACACATCCCTGACTTATATCGGAGCAAGTAGCGTATCCACCTTCGGTATTCTGGCCAATGGCGGCGAGGTGTTGAACCTGGTCACTAGCCAATACTTCGGCACGTTCGGAGGTTTTGTACTCGGCATCATTGTACTGCTTGCCTGCCTGACGACAAGCATCGGCCTGACCACCGCTTGTAGCAGCTATTTTCAGAAGATCATTCCAGGCATCTCGTATAAAAGTTTCTGCGTCGTCTTGAGTGTTATCGGCGCCCTACTTGCCAATATCGGTCTAGAGCAATTAATCCACTTTTCCGTGCCTGTTCTGACGATACTGTACCCGCTAGCTATCGTGCTCATCATACTCACATTCTTTCATGATTTGTTCAAAGGTAAGCGCACCGTATACGGGATTAGCTTATTTCTAACTTTTCTCGTCAGCCTGGTCGACGGTCTTAAAGATACGCCACTAAATCTAGAGCAGCTCCATGACTGGTTTACTCAGTACTTACCATTGTATAGTTTCGGATTGGGCTGGCTTATTCCAGCTTGTGTGGGAGTGCTGATTGGGCTTCTTCTGCCGGAACGACTAATGGGACAACCATCTTCTAGTCTCTTGGAAGACTGA
- a CDS encoding stalk domain-containing protein — MKKRITVSLVMFIVVLSMVLPGQASMEALSQEPVIKDKILEQAIHSWLAKEGDEPLTKADLESLTNVSLAGKGIKDLQGLEYAVNITELDLDNNTITDLTPLKKLTKIRSLSLKDNQISSIEDLSALKDLKYLEVSWNQISSLDVVKQLPSLIELVADHNQISNTQGLSSAAELSYLKMSDNAIEDIAPLGNIKKLTYLNVSYNKIKDFAPLRKLSKSLTYLGIDGDQVTDLKMIEGFYNLEGLSASNNNIESLAPLAKLTNLSSLDLSSNKIKDLDPLQHLNKLSTLYLDNNRVWNLEPLRNLKALNILNLSNNRVWNLEPIQKNSFDFHWDTGAERYGLQLDNNYLDLSQGTQTYKIFKKLNADPYGIRSQGKTQRLIIGSKTAYLGDSIYNLTAAPFIQTGRTYVPIRFISEKLGAKVNWNQNTKEVTIQQDDKTIRWYVGNKQVKINQQTVMSDAPLLLRNNSTFVPVRFVSEQLNTSVEYLGSKKMVIIFENKTT, encoded by the coding sequence ATGAAGAAACGTATTACTGTAAGCTTAGTTATGTTTATTGTTGTTCTAAGTATGGTCCTTCCAGGACAAGCTTCGATGGAAGCGCTTAGCCAAGAACCGGTTATTAAGGATAAAATTCTCGAACAAGCGATCCATTCGTGGTTAGCTAAAGAAGGCGATGAACCACTTACGAAAGCGGATTTAGAATCTCTCACCAATGTATCTTTAGCGGGAAAAGGAATTAAAGATCTGCAGGGACTGGAGTATGCCGTTAATATCACGGAACTCGATTTAGACAATAATACAATTACGGATCTTACACCCCTAAAGAAACTTACAAAGATCCGTAGTCTTAGCCTCAAAGACAATCAAATCTCATCGATTGAGGATTTGTCCGCTCTGAAGGATTTGAAGTATCTAGAAGTAAGCTGGAATCAGATCTCATCCTTGGATGTAGTGAAACAGTTGCCGAGTCTAATCGAATTGGTCGCCGACCACAACCAAATTTCGAATACCCAGGGGCTCTCTAGTGCCGCAGAATTATCGTATTTGAAAATGAGTGACAATGCGATAGAGGACATAGCTCCTCTCGGCAATATAAAAAAGCTGACATATCTTAATGTATCTTATAATAAAATCAAGGATTTTGCGCCACTACGGAAGCTATCCAAAAGTCTGACGTATCTGGGGATTGATGGCGATCAGGTTACAGATCTTAAGATGATAGAAGGATTTTATAATCTAGAAGGTCTCTCTGCTAGCAACAATAACATCGAGAGTCTTGCCCCTTTAGCGAAATTAACTAACTTGTCTTCATTGGATCTATCTTCTAACAAGATTAAAGATTTAGATCCGTTACAACACTTGAATAAGCTGAGTACCCTCTACTTGGATAACAACCGAGTGTGGAATTTGGAACCGTTAAGAAATTTGAAAGCCCTAAACATCCTCAATTTGAGCAACAACCGGGTGTGGAATTTGGAGCCGATTCAAAAGAATAGTTTTGATTTTCATTGGGATACAGGGGCGGAACGATACGGACTGCAGTTGGATAATAACTACTTGGACTTAAGCCAAGGAACCCAAACTTATAAAATATTTAAAAAATTGAATGCGGATCCATATGGTATTAGATCTCAGGGTAAGACTCAACGTTTAATTATCGGCAGCAAGACAGCCTATTTGGGCGACAGTATTTACAATTTAACAGCAGCGCCATTCATTCAGACAGGTCGTACCTATGTGCCTATACGTTTCATTTCCGAGAAACTTGGGGCAAAGGTAAATTGGAACCAGAATACGAAAGAGGTAACGATTCAACAAGACGATAAGACCATTCGTTGGTATGTAGGGAATAAGCAAGTGAAGATCAACCAGCAAACCGTGATGTCCGACGCGCCTTTACTACTGAGAAATAACAGTACTTTTGTTCCAGTACGCTTTGTGTCGGAGCAACTGAATACTTCTGTTGAATATTTAGGCAGCAAAAAAATGGTCATCATATTCGAGAATAAGACCACATAA
- a CDS encoding phosphoenolpyruvate hydrolase family protein translates to MNREQILNNLRSQLEMGNHIIGVGTGAGITAKYVKQGGADFILTLNSGKFRQMGRSSLAGFLPFCNSNDMVMDFGSREIIPLVKDMPIIFGLNATDPTKDMEDYISEIKAKGFSGINNYPTVGLIDGRFSEALQEDGNDYLLEVEAIRLAHEKDLFTVAFVFDEIQAAQMIEAGADIICAHLGLTEGGLLGAKKVFSLEAAKVKADKIFHACNELKPGIIKLVYGGPVKTPIDVQYMYSNNENLMGYIGGSAFERIPSEKSITNITKAFKISGKLDEDDLMVKMLDGITKHYDYVEFVKEYVAQNYMNEISFIDLAKVAHVSRSYLSSLFTKQVGCSFQTYIVQYRMDKAAEILDRENIQLSELAPLVGYQDYAQFSKMFKKYKGCTPKQYKSNINTKTHDIKAFS, encoded by the coding sequence ATGAACAGAGAACAGATCCTGAACAATCTCAGATCGCAATTAGAGATGGGCAATCATATTATTGGTGTGGGCACAGGTGCGGGAATTACAGCAAAATATGTCAAGCAGGGTGGGGCTGATTTCATTCTGACGTTGAACTCGGGTAAATTTCGGCAAATGGGGAGAAGCTCGCTGGCTGGTTTTTTACCATTTTGTAATAGCAATGATATGGTCATGGACTTTGGATCGAGGGAGATCATTCCTTTAGTTAAGGATATGCCTATTATATTTGGACTCAATGCAACCGATCCGACAAAGGATATGGAAGACTACATAAGTGAAATAAAGGCTAAAGGATTCTCCGGTATTAATAACTACCCTACCGTTGGACTCATAGATGGCCGCTTTAGCGAGGCGCTGCAAGAAGATGGGAATGATTATTTGCTTGAAGTAGAAGCGATAAGATTAGCTCATGAGAAGGATCTGTTCACCGTTGCTTTTGTATTTGATGAAATCCAAGCAGCACAGATGATCGAGGCCGGCGCGGATATTATTTGTGCGCATTTAGGTTTGACGGAAGGCGGATTATTAGGAGCCAAGAAGGTATTTTCGCTCGAAGCTGCCAAGGTGAAAGCGGACAAGATCTTTCATGCATGCAATGAGTTGAAGCCGGGCATCATTAAGTTAGTATATGGTGGTCCTGTAAAAACGCCAATTGATGTTCAGTATATGTATAGCAACAATGAGAATTTAATGGGGTATATTGGGGGCTCTGCATTTGAGCGAATTCCCTCGGAGAAGTCCATTACCAATATAACGAAGGCTTTTAAGATATCGGGGAAGCTTGATGAAGATGACCTTATGGTCAAAATGTTAGACGGAATCACGAAGCACTATGACTATGTTGAATTTGTCAAAGAATACGTGGCCCAGAATTATATGAATGAGATTTCATTTATAGATTTAGCCAAGGTGGCTCATGTATCCCGAAGTTACTTGAGTAGTTTATTTACCAAGCAAGTAGGTTGCAGCTTCCAGACGTATATCGTGCAATATCGCATGGATAAAGCAGCCGAGATTTTAGATAGAGAAAATATCCAATTATCCGAGTTAGCACCACTAGTCGGTTATCAAGATTACGCACAGTTTAGCAAAATGTTTAAGAAATACAAAGGTTGTACGCCAAAACAATATAAATCTAACATAAACACAAAAACACATGACATAAAAGCGTTTTCATAA
- a CDS encoding Tm-1-like ATP-binding domain-containing protein, protein MKTIAIAGTFDTKGDEYLYIKKLLEDLELNTFTIHTGVFEPTFTPDVSNRKVAEAAGMDMTELAANKDRALATEVLSKGMEKLVPELFKQGKFDGIISFGGTGGTSLVTPGMRALPIGVPKVMVSTVASGNTAPYVGTSDIVMMPSVVDVAGLNSISTKIFTNAAFAIAGMVKFENKQVIEKKPLIATTMFGVTTPCVTAARNYLETRGYEVLVFHATGVGGQSMEALIEAGFIEGVLDLTTTEWADEIIGGVLNAGPHRLEAASKHHIPQVVSVGALDMCNFGPYDTVPEKFAGHKFYKHNPTVTLMRTTVEENEAIGKKLVEKLNMAREKTALMLPLKGISGIDVEGEAFYGPQEDKMLFDTLRNGINRNVVELIEMDYAINDVEFAEAAAQKLIELMNK, encoded by the coding sequence ATGAAGACCATTGCCATTGCAGGAACATTTGACACCAAGGGTGACGAGTATTTATATATCAAAAAGTTACTTGAAGATTTAGAACTGAATACTTTTACCATTCATACGGGGGTGTTTGAACCAACATTTACGCCTGACGTATCGAACCGTAAAGTAGCCGAGGCCGCAGGTATGGATATGACAGAGCTTGCTGCTAACAAGGACCGAGCATTAGCAACCGAAGTATTATCCAAAGGGATGGAGAAACTAGTACCTGAATTATTTAAGCAGGGCAAATTTGATGGCATTATTTCTTTTGGCGGAACGGGAGGAACTTCACTGGTGACACCGGGAATGCGTGCATTGCCGATTGGTGTACCGAAAGTGATGGTCTCGACTGTAGCATCAGGAAACACGGCTCCTTACGTTGGCACTAGTGATATTGTCATGATGCCGTCCGTAGTGGATGTTGCAGGACTTAACTCGATTTCGACCAAGATTTTTACCAATGCCGCCTTCGCTATCGCAGGGATGGTGAAGTTTGAGAATAAACAAGTAATCGAGAAAAAACCGCTGATTGCCACAACGATGTTTGGGGTAACGACACCATGTGTGACGGCAGCCCGCAACTATCTTGAAACCAGAGGTTATGAAGTGCTGGTGTTCCATGCAACAGGTGTAGGTGGCCAGTCGATGGAAGCCCTGATTGAGGCGGGATTTATTGAAGGGGTATTAGATTTGACCACCACAGAGTGGGCAGATGAAATAATTGGCGGTGTGCTGAATGCTGGACCTCATCGTCTGGAAGCGGCAAGTAAACATCATATCCCGCAGGTTGTATCTGTAGGTGCGCTTGATATGTGTAACTTTGGACCTTATGATACGGTACCGGAGAAATTTGCAGGGCATAAGTTCTATAAACACAATCCTACGGTAACACTCATGAGAACAACAGTGGAAGAGAATGAAGCCATCGGCAAAAAACTCGTTGAGAAATTAAATATGGCTAGAGAGAAAACCGCGCTGATGTTGCCTCTCAAAGGCATATCCGGCATTGATGTCGAAGGTGAAGCCTTCTATGGTCCCCAGGAAGATAAGATGTTATTTGATACATTAAGAAACGGTATTAACCGAAATGTTGTAGAACTTATTGAAATGGATTATGCCATTAATGACGTAGAGTTTGCCGAAGCAGCGGCACAGAAACTAATCGAACTCATGAATAAATAA
- a CDS encoding phosphoenolpyruvate hydrolase family protein: MNKNTRTEIMAKFRDEVKNGKILLGVGAGTGITAKSSEAGGADMLIVYNSGRYRMAGRGSLAGLLSYGDANQIVVEMGSEVLPVVKDTPVLAGVCGTDPFRVMEVYLKQLKNQGFSGVQNFPTVGLIDGVFRQNLEETGMGYGLEVDMIRTAHELDMLTTPYVFDPEQAKAMAEAGADILVAHMGLTTKGTIGAKTALTLDDCVEKIEAIIKAGKAVNPDIMVICHGGPIAEPEDAAYVIERTEGIDGFFGASSIERFAAEKGIKEQTVLFKTITK; encoded by the coding sequence ATGAACAAAAATACAAGAACAGAAATTATGGCGAAGTTCAGAGACGAAGTTAAGAATGGGAAGATTCTTTTGGGCGTAGGTGCCGGTACAGGGATTACTGCTAAGAGCAGCGAAGCTGGCGGAGCGGATATGCTGATCGTCTACAACTCAGGAAGATATAGAATGGCAGGACGTGGATCGCTCGCAGGTTTACTATCTTATGGCGATGCCAATCAAATTGTCGTTGAGATGGGTTCCGAAGTCCTTCCTGTTGTCAAAGATACCCCGGTATTAGCAGGGGTGTGCGGAACGGATCCTTTTCGGGTGATGGAAGTGTATTTGAAGCAGCTTAAGAACCAAGGATTTAGTGGCGTTCAGAACTTCCCGACCGTAGGGTTGATTGATGGGGTGTTCAGACAAAACCTAGAAGAGACAGGTATGGGCTATGGTCTAGAAGTCGACATGATTAGAACTGCGCATGAATTAGACATGCTGACTACGCCATACGTATTTGATCCTGAACAAGCCAAAGCCATGGCCGAAGCAGGAGCCGATATCCTGGTAGCGCATATGGGCTTAACGACTAAAGGCACCATTGGAGCCAAGACTGCTCTTACCCTAGATGATTGCGTAGAAAAGATTGAGGCGATTATCAAAGCAGGTAAAGCTGTGAATCCAGACATCATGGTCATTTGTCACGGTGGACCGATCGCCGAACCGGAAGATGCTGCGTACGTAATCGAAAGAACGGAAGGCATCGACGGATTCTTTGGGGCATCGAGTATTGAACGATTTGCTGCGGAGAAAGGGATTAAGGAACAAACTGTGTTGTTTAAGACCATCACTAAGTAA
- a CDS encoding MFS transporter, with amino-acid sequence MQATSTLSITEISGILFLAGICSFVGSKIGGQLADARGSKFTICLGLLLQGATLLLFDLAGVNLFVLILVLMIFMLATWSISPAQQLFLVTLVPRNPDIALSVNTSFIQFGFALGSGLGGLVISRTSVLYLNWLGLAAVCIALLLAILLFKKMSSELETPFVNKEI; translated from the coding sequence TTGCAAGCCACCTCCACTCTTTCGATAACCGAAATTAGTGGTATTCTATTCCTGGCAGGAATTTGCAGCTTCGTTGGATCAAAAATAGGTGGGCAATTAGCAGATGCAAGGGGATCGAAATTTACAATTTGTCTCGGACTTCTATTACAAGGAGCAACGCTTCTTTTATTCGATCTAGCCGGTGTCAATCTCTTTGTATTGATCTTGGTTTTAATGATCTTTATGTTAGCAACCTGGAGTATCTCCCCTGCCCAGCAGCTATTTCTGGTCACTCTGGTACCTCGAAATCCGGACATTGCCCTAAGTGTAAATACTTCCTTCATCCAATTTGGTTTTGCACTGGGATCTGGATTAGGTGGGCTTGTCATCAGTCGTACATCCGTCCTGTATTTGAATTGGCTGGGCCTAGCTGCTGTTTGTATCGCTTTGCTTCTTGCGATCTTGCTATTCAAAAAAATGAGCAGTGAGCTTGAAACCCCTTTTGTTAATAAAGAAATATAA
- a CDS encoding MFS transporter, whose product MKNKLIIYVLALAVFLIGTIEYIITGIIEMISMDLGVTTSEAGLLVTVFALSAAIVAPILIALTINVDRKKLLMVTLSVFIASNGLMFISPSYETTLWIRIIQGVSGGIATVVAMAVATRLVEKERRGRAIGIILMGLSSSLVLGVPIGTFFSEMFGWRVLFILIGLLTIVPLLIVYNKIPAIQEEEEEEAVTLRMQFLHFKRFKNSDCFGYYFILYRWLLYTLYLYYAFLASHLHSFDNRN is encoded by the coding sequence TTGAAAAATAAACTGATCATCTATGTCCTGGCACTTGCTGTTTTTCTGATCGGAACCATTGAATACATTATTACAGGAATCATTGAAATGATCTCCATGGACTTGGGAGTAACTACTTCCGAAGCTGGGTTATTGGTGACTGTATTCGCTCTCTCAGCGGCCATTGTCGCTCCGATTCTGATCGCCCTAACGATAAATGTGGATCGCAAGAAGCTGCTCATGGTTACCCTTAGTGTGTTCATTGCCAGCAACGGACTGATGTTTATAAGCCCTTCTTATGAGACAACACTATGGATACGAATTATTCAAGGGGTTAGCGGAGGAATCGCTACAGTGGTAGCCATGGCAGTAGCTACTCGACTGGTTGAAAAAGAAAGAAGGGGCCGTGCTATCGGCATTATTTTGATGGGCCTAAGCAGCTCACTCGTGCTGGGCGTTCCGATTGGCACATTTTTTAGTGAAATGTTTGGATGGAGAGTTTTGTTTATTTTGATCGGTTTATTAACCATTGTTCCATTGCTGATCGTCTATAATAAAATTCCGGCAATCCAAGAAGAAGAAGAAGAAGAAGCGGTTACCCTTAGGATGCAGTTTCTCCATTTTAAAAGATTCAAAAATTCTGACTGCTTTGGCTATTACTTTATTTTATATCGGTGGCTACTCTACACTCTTTACTTATATTACGCCTTTCTTGCAAGCCACCTCCACTCTTTCGATAACCGAAATTAG